The Sesamum indicum cultivar Zhongzhi No. 13 linkage group LG9, S_indicum_v1.0, whole genome shotgun sequence genome segment TAACCATAGACAAGCCGGCAGAAATTGAGCCTGAGGACTTGAAACCTGAACCCGAGAAGCCAGAGGAGGGGTCGAAAACGAAATCCTGTTTGGCCAACATATTCAAGAAACCAGAAAGGGGAGAGGACTACACTATTTTGCAAGCACTCTTGAGCACAGACATGCTGATTCTATTTCTTGCTACGTTCTGCGGTCTGGGCTCAAGCTTAACCGCCGTGGACAACCTGGGACAGATCGGAGAGTCTCTAGGATACCCCACAAAGACTATAAAGTCATTTGTTTCACTTCTTAGCATATGGAACTACTTCGGTAGGATTTTCTCAGGATTTGTGTCTGAAACACTTCTTGCAAAGTACAAATTCCCAAGACCACTCATGATGACAATAGTCCTCCTCCTCTCCTGCATTGGTCTTCTCCTCATTGCATTCCCATTTCAGGGCTCAGTCTATGTTGCATCAGTGATCATTGGGTTCTCATTCGGAGCTCAGCTGcctttaatttttgcaatcatTTCCGAGCTTTTTGGACTCAAATACTACTCCACATTGTTCAACTGTGGGCAGCTGGCTAGCCCACTTGGCTCTTACATTCTGAACGTTAAGGTAACGGGACCTCTTTACGATAGAGAGGCATTGAGGGAACTAGCCAAGAAAGGAATGACAAGGTCATCGGTGAAGGAACTTACTTGCATCGGTACACGATGCTATCGACTggcttttgtaattttggcATCGATAACGTTCTTTGGAGCAGTTAGTTCTATGATTTTAGTGGCGAGGACGCGAGAATTCTATAAAGGGGATATCTACAAGAAGTTCAGGGATGAAGCTGAGGAGACTGAAGCAGAAATGGCTTTGCCAATCAGTAAAGAATAGTGCATTTTGAGAGGTGTTAGTAGAAACTGTATAGGGTAGGGAAAATTCAATGATGTTTCGGTAGCTTTTGCATTGGGGAAGTATTCTTGAATTAATGGAGGCTTGTCCCGTCTTATATGAAGGTCATTCACATTGGAAGCTTGCATGTTTTTTCCATCCTATGAATATATATCTCTTCTTTTACAACACATCAGAATTTGgcattttcttctcttcttggCTGTTGGTCTTTGGATTTCAGTGGGAACAATATTAAGGaagatttggaaaattatctttatttgtttaaaaccttttcttttcaagattcaaatataacattaatttttaagatgTAGATATATGACCATCAATtaacctaaaaaatatttagatatattgttatttttctatctcGACAAAAATCTTTCACGACATCAACTTtcgaataataaaatagacaaGTTTAATATTATCAGCTCTAGTCAAGACCATTAAAAAGAtggaatatttttgtaaatttgtgTCGAAATATATTAGAGTTGGTTGCCTCACgttattacttaaataaaacttattacattttgatgaaaattgattttagttagatatattttcaagaaaatgaagtaaaCAGTACtgtaaatgtatatattttttctttttttttcctcagtagaaacaatattaattcacCAACGATTGTCTGGGCACCATTATTTCTTTATCATATTTccagttaaaaattatgaataggCCCACGAATCGGATTGGGATATGATTAAAAGATGCAACATCCCTCCGAGCCTATTCAAAAATCAGGTTCGGTGCTGAAcctttgaaatattttaggCTCGGATAAATTCAACCCTTCAAACGCTCTGGGTTTGGAAAGCCGTTGGATCctgaaatttgatttggaaaccttctttggtttcttttcttcccttttgcTTTGTCTAATTTTTCCATCTTTTTCGCTACTCACAGATTCCCTCCCGACCTTTGTCCCTGTGCAACTTCACTATTTTACTTCAGCACTTGATTAGATTCCTTTTACACGGCAAGTTTTCATCTTCTTCGTTTTCATTCTCTTGTTTCGGGTGAATTTGAGAAAACTGATATGAGCCCAGtttcaagaatcaaaatcCATTGCACAAACCTGTTTGatcttttgaaataaatttgttgCTCTCAATTCTGAGTCTTTTCTTGAAAACCCTTTtggtttcttgaaatttgagtACATATTTCTGAGCATTCTTGGAGGTTATACCGTTGTATGTATACAATGAAAGGGGATAAAATGGCAAAGAGATCCTCCTTTGGAAGCATGGTGAGGAGGAGGCTCTCAGACATTACTAATTCTCAGCCACAGCCTAAATCTCCTTCATGTCCTGAAAAATTGCCGCCTGATGCTGCTTCTGCTAAAGAATACATTGACCATCTTGCCAAGGTAGAAGTTTTgatctctcttctcttttccttttgagttcagtttttgtaattttacgtCTACCGGTTTATGGAGTTTGTTCCTGATGAATTGTCGTGAATTTTGTTGATTCTGGTACAGGAAAACATGGCCTTGGTGAAGCTTATTCAAGACAAAAAGTAAGATTGTTTAGTTATTTTGTGATTCTGTGTGTGCTTGCTTGCACCAATGAACACAGTctgatttcttttctaaaatgaaGTCTGAATTTTGTTAAcagtaaaattatagaactgACTGGAATTGAGATTCAGAACTTGAGAACCTGTCTTCAGAAGATGCAGCTGCAAAATTGGAACCTTGCTCAAGCAAACACTCATATGTTAGCAGTGAGTTTCTTTTTACACCCTTGAATTCTCACAGTTTGCTTATGGTTAAGGataatttagcatttttcCTAAGTCTTTAAGTTTTATGTTATCTGTGCAGGAACTTAATTTGGGCAAAGAAAGGGTAAGCTTTATTGGAATGGTTAATTGACATAAGaagtttgataatttattatgaggAGTCACGGCTTTTAACATCCATCTGTTACATCA includes the following:
- the LOC105170752 gene encoding protein NUCLEAR FUSION DEFECTIVE 4, encoding MGEAPSAGRRAELLNFTVHVIRGRWFSLFSSFLIMAGAGATYLFGIYSKEIKATLGYDQTTLNLLGFFKDLGANVGVLSGLIAEVTPTWFVLLIGSAMNFTGYFMIWLAVTGQISRPAVWQMCIYICIGANSQNFANTGALVTSVKNFPESRGIMLGLLKGFTGLSGAILTQIYLAVYGNDSKALILLIAWLPAALSVVFVYTIREMKVVRQSNELKIFYEFLYVSIVLALFIMVMTIVQKIVAFSQAAYAGSATVVCALLFVPLFIAIREDFTLWGQNKHPVINPSQITIDKPAEIEPEDLKPEPEKPEEGSKTKSCLANIFKKPERGEDYTILQALLSTDMLILFLATFCGLGSSLTAVDNLGQIGESLGYPTKTIKSFVSLLSIWNYFGRIFSGFVSETLLAKYKFPRPLMMTIVLLLSCIGLLLIAFPFQGSVYVASVIIGFSFGAQLPLIFAIISELFGLKYYSTLFNCGQLASPLGSYILNVKVTGPLYDREALRELAKKGMTRSSVKELTCIGTRCYRLAFVILASITFFGAVSSMILVARTREFYKGDIYKKFRDEAEETEAEMALPISKE